The following are from one region of the Rosistilla carotiformis genome:
- a CDS encoding RNA-binding S4 domain-containing protein has product MNQDVSNEPSTDEEDSIRLDNFIKLTGVVGTGGQAKMLIQNGEVTVNGEVETRRRKKLTIGDEIEVLGEVFRVEQD; this is encoded by the coding sequence ATGAACCAAGATGTTTCCAATGAACCCAGCACGGACGAAGAAGATTCGATCCGGTTGGACAACTTTATCAAATTGACAGGTGTCGTCGGGACCGGCGGCCAAGCCAAGATGTTGATTCAAAATGGCGAGGTCACGGTCAATGGCGAAGTCGAAACGCGGCGTCGCAAAAAGTTGACGATTGGCGACGAGATCGAAGTCTTGGGAGAAGTCTTCCGCGTCGAACAGGATTAG